One genomic region from Syntrophorhabdaceae bacterium encodes:
- a CDS encoding tetratricopeptide repeat protein, with protein sequence MRKIVFLMFFFVVLFPGMPHASDPVSNCINYYQAGDYRRAIDEGKRAVRLYPKSFSAHVWLGASYVKIGEFDLALSTMRKAERLAKSKEDLSSVYNNLGSIYDRKGDLDNALLYCTRYFQLNRELGDRRDEAIALSCIAGIYMKKGDLDKALQYYNESLRLQTDEKEIATTYNNIATVYFQKGDYQRAVEYLEKAIDIDERHGDYHGVAQWMLNLGDTYREMKKYREAFENLTEGLKRIQKVGDKYWEALAYEYFGYLYRDQGDVKSAEDYLRKAYNLLTSIGAASRASGVASELSSLRSRDK encoded by the coding sequence ATGAGAAAAATTGTTTTTTTGATGTTCTTTTTTGTTGTCCTTTTCCCAGGAATGCCTCATGCTTCGGATCCTGTTAGCAATTGTATCAATTACTATCAAGCAGGGGATTACAGACGGGCAATTGATGAGGGCAAAAGGGCTGTAAGGCTCTATCCAAAGAGCTTTTCTGCACATGTGTGGCTTGGCGCTTCTTATGTGAAAATTGGAGAGTTTGACCTTGCCCTCTCTACGATGAGAAAGGCAGAGAGGCTTGCCAAATCTAAAGAGGACTTATCATCGGTTTATAACAATCTTGGTTCAATCTATGATAGAAAAGGCGATCTTGACAATGCTCTACTATATTGCACGAGATATTTTCAATTAAACCGTGAACTTGGAGATAGAAGAGACGAGGCGATTGCTCTAAGCTGCATCGCAGGAATCTATATGAAAAAAGGCGATCTTGACAAGGCCCTTCAATACTACAATGAGTCTTTAAGATTACAGACAGATGAAAAAGAAATTGCAACGACCTATAACAACATAGCAACCGTCTATTTCCAAAAAGGTGATTACCAAAGGGCGGTAGAGTACCTTGAAAAAGCTATTGATATCGATGAGAGACATGGAGATTACCATGGTGTGGCTCAATGGATGCTAAACCTTGGCGATACCTACAGAGAGATGAAAAAATATCGTGAGGCTTTTGAAAATCTAACTGAAGGACTTAAAAGAATCCAAAAGGTTGGAGATAAATACTGGGAGGCACTCGCTTACGAGTATTTTGGTTATCTCTACAGAGACCAGGGGGATGTAAAGAGTGCAGAGGATTACCTCAGGAAAGCATATAATCTACTTACTTCAATCGGTGCCGCATCTAGAGCATCTGGCGTAGCCTCAGAGTTGTCATCTCTTCGATCAAGAGATAAATAG
- a CDS encoding class I SAM-dependent methyltransferase, which translates to MDIPLIFNITESAHRIHNPFTPEKLATLGAALRLERGTRVLDLGSGSGEMLCTWARDYGVIGTGIDMSQLFTEKAKRRAEELGVAHRVQFIHGDATGYVAHEKVDVAACVGATWIGGGVAGTIELLAQSLRTGGIILIGEPYWRQLPPTEEVAKGCLAGSISDFLMLPELLASFSSLDYDVVEMVLADQDSWDRYEAAKWLTMRLWLETNPDDEMAKEVRAQLTSEPVRYATYTREYLGWGVFALMAR; encoded by the coding sequence ATGGACATTCCACTCATATTTAACATCACCGAAAGCGCTCACCGCATTCACAACCCCTTCACACCCGAGAAACTCGCCACTCTCGGCGCAGCGCTGCGTCTGGAAAGGGGGACCAGGGTGCTTGACCTTGGCAGCGGTTCGGGCGAGATGCTGTGCACATGGGCACGCGATTATGGGGTCATCGGCACTGGCATCGACATGAGTCAATTGTTCACCGAGAAAGCGAAGCGCCGTGCTGAAGAACTCGGCGTTGCTCATCGTGTCCAGTTCATCCATGGCGATGCTACCGGCTACGTCGCCCACGAAAAGGTCGATGTGGCAGCCTGTGTCGGTGCCACTTGGATCGGCGGGGGAGTCGCCGGCACCATCGAGCTTCTGGCGCAGAGCCTGCGCACCGGAGGGATCATCCTCATCGGCGAGCCCTACTGGCGACAGTTACCACCGACAGAAGAGGTTGCCAAAGGGTGTCTTGCCGGCTCTATCTCCGACTTTCTCATGCTTCCGGAGCTCCTCGCGTCTTTCAGCAGTCTTGACTACGATGTCGTTGAAATGGTTCTGGCTGACCAAGACAGCTGGGACAGATACGAAGCAGCCAAATGGCTCACCATGCGCTTGTGGCTTGAAACCAATCCCGACGATGAGATGGCCAAAGAGGTTCGAGCCCAATTGACCTCGGAACCAGTGCGCTATGCAACTTACACCCGTGAATACCTGGGCTGGGGTGTGTTTGCTCTGATGGCGCGATGA
- a CDS encoding PAS domain S-box protein, producing MEKDIKIHEQAKKDLSEQLYYSIFNNVKDGISQTTPQGRLVAANHSLARLFGFESPEEMLKTVNSIGSELYANPDDRRVWLKLMEEKGELNNYRIRGKKKDGTRFWFSINSRAIKDQNGKIVYYVSTLEDITEQVQEEKKNKINILILQALLDLHQISLESARDIKSFIVNKCIEITGSKLVYVGFIDEDETVLKSTFWSENIIDMCQLDYDRSLRFNIKTGGLWAEPIRQRKAIIINDYEEPHPFKKGLPDGHISIKRFMGIPILYKDKVVLAGCFANKEEPYDENDIIHATLLLQGFWNFIMFDRIQRGLRESELKYRSLFENANDAIFLLKEDKFIDCNTKALEMFKCSREQIIGKTPYQFSPPLQSNGRYSNEKAMALIKLALDGKINSFEWTHSTIDGTPFYTEVSLSRLNIDKETYVLALVRDITERKKAEEQLKYEKERFSFLVEYMPYGLLLINREGRFVYINREWIRLFGYTREEIPDGKAWLQKAYPDIDYRKTIREIWLKDMEDIKIGDMRPREFNVTCKDGSVKVISFVTVLLENELFITTAYDITDHRRTEEQLLQAQKMEAVGRLAGGIAHDFNNMLTVILGHTQLALLDVDEANPLYQRLQEIDKAGQRSAELTRNLLAFARKQTISPKTLNLNEFIEDMLKMLKRLIGENIELEWIPGRGLWNVNFDSAQLNQVIINLVVNAKDAIEDIGIITIETKNIILDESYCKTHLGFQVGEYVMLAISDNGIGMDKKTLEHIFEPFFTTKDVDKGSGLGLSTVYGIVKQNNGFINAYSEPNKGTTFKIYIPRFEGDREKTKLKESAEIKMSRGETVLVVEDEKDVLELCIYMLEGLGYKVIAAKSPKEAIKEVNEYKGDIHLLLTDVVMPEMNGKELSAIIKDIKPHIKCLFMSGYTSNAIAHNGIIQDDIIYIQKPFTLYELSVKLREALDG from the coding sequence TTGGAAAAAGACATAAAGATTCATGAACAAGCCAAAAAAGACCTTTCAGAACAGCTTTATTATTCCATATTCAACAATGTAAAAGATGGCATATCACAGACAACACCGCAAGGCAGGCTTGTGGCTGCAAATCATTCTCTTGCAAGGTTGTTTGGTTTTGAATCCCCTGAGGAGATGTTAAAGACCGTAAACTCCATCGGCAGCGAACTATATGCTAACCCTGATGATAGAAGGGTTTGGCTTAAATTAATGGAGGAGAAGGGCGAATTAAATAATTACAGGATTAGAGGTAAAAAGAAAGATGGAACAAGATTCTGGTTCAGTATAAATTCAAGGGCAATAAAAGATCAAAACGGTAAGATAGTTTATTATGTAAGCACTCTGGAGGATATAACAGAACAAGTTCAGGAAGAGAAAAAGAACAAAATAAACATCTTAATCCTCCAGGCCCTACTTGATTTACATCAAATCTCCCTTGAATCAGCAAGAGATATTAAGAGTTTTATTGTGAATAAATGCATAGAAATTACAGGAAGTAAATTGGTTTATGTAGGTTTTATAGATGAAGATGAAACAGTTTTGAAGTCGACCTTTTGGTCTGAAAATATTATTGATATGTGCCAGTTGGATTATGATAGGTCACTAAGATTTAATATAAAAACAGGTGGTCTGTGGGCAGAACCCATAAGACAGAGAAAGGCGATCATTATCAATGACTATGAAGAACCGCACCCATTTAAAAAGGGACTGCCTGATGGCCATATCTCTATAAAGAGATTTATGGGTATTCCCATATTATACAAAGACAAGGTTGTGCTGGCAGGATGTTTTGCCAATAAAGAAGAACCTTATGACGAAAACGATATAATACATGCAACATTATTATTGCAGGGTTTTTGGAATTTTATCATGTTTGATAGGATCCAAAGGGGTCTCCGTGAAAGCGAACTAAAATACAGAAGTCTTTTTGAAAATGCCAACGATGCCATATTCTTATTAAAAGAGGATAAATTTATAGATTGCAACACAAAGGCCCTTGAGATGTTTAAATGCTCAAGGGAGCAGATTATAGGTAAGACACCTTATCAATTTTCTCCCCCCCTTCAATCTAATGGAAGATATTCCAATGAAAAAGCCATGGCACTTATTAAACTTGCCTTAGATGGCAAGATCAATTCGTTTGAGTGGACGCACTCTACCATAGACGGAACACCCTTTTACACAGAGGTAAGCCTTAGTCGTCTAAATATAGATAAAGAAACATATGTCCTTGCCCTTGTTCGAGATATAACAGAAAGAAAGAAGGCAGAAGAACAGTTGAAATATGAAAAGGAAAGATTTTCTTTCCTTGTGGAATATATGCCCTATGGACTATTGCTCATAAATAGAGAGGGTCGTTTTGTGTATATCAATAGGGAGTGGATAAGGCTTTTTGGCTACACACGAGAAGAGATACCAGATGGAAAGGCCTGGCTTCAAAAGGCTTACCCCGACATAGACTACAGGAAGACTATAAGAGAGATATGGTTGAAGGATATGGAGGATATAAAGATTGGTGATATGAGACCAAGGGAGTTTAATGTAACCTGCAAAGACGGCAGCGTAAAGGTCATTAGTTTTGTCACAGTGCTTTTGGAAAATGAACTATTCATCACCACTGCCTATGACATAACAGACCATAGACGCACAGAAGAGCAATTGCTTCAGGCACAGAAGATGGAGGCAGTAGGTAGGCTTGCAGGAGGCATTGCCCATGATTTTAACAATATGCTCACGGTCATATTAGGACATACACAGCTTGCGCTTCTTGATGTAGATGAAGCAAATCCATTATATCAGAGGCTCCAGGAGATCGATAAGGCAGGTCAAAGGTCTGCAGAACTTACAAGGAATCTACTTGCCTTTGCAAGAAAACAGACCATATCACCCAAAACCCTAAATCTAAATGAATTCATAGAAGATATGCTTAAGATGCTCAAAAGGCTTATAGGCGAAAATATTGAACTGGAATGGATCCCAGGAAGAGGACTATGGAATGTAAATTTTGACTCTGCCCAGCTAAATCAGGTAATCATAAACCTGGTGGTAAACGCAAAGGATGCCATAGAAGATATAGGTATTATAACCATAGAGACAAAAAACATTATCCTTGATGAATCTTATTGCAAGACGCATCTGGGTTTTCAAGTTGGCGAATATGTTATGCTTGCCATCAGCGACAATGGTATAGGTATGGATAAAAAAACCCTTGAGCACATATTTGAACCCTTTTTTACCACAAAGGATGTGGATAAGGGTTCAGGTCTCGGGCTTTCTACAGTCTATGGCATTGTAAAACAGAATAATGGTTTTATAAATGCCTACAGTGAACCAAATAAAGGCACTACCTTTAAGATCTATATCCCGAGATTTGAAGGAGACAGAGAAAAGACAAAACTTAAAGAAAGCGCAGAAATAAAGATGAGCAGGGGTGAGACCGTCCTTGTGGTGGAGGATGAAAAGGATGTATTGGAATTATGTATTTATATGCTTGAGGGATTAGGGTACAAGGTAATAGCAGCCAAGAGTCCTAAAGAGGCAATAAAAGAGGTAAATGAATATAAAGGAGATATACATCTTTTACTAACAGATGTAGTAATGCCTGAGATGAACGGTAAAGAGCTTTCCGCTATCATAAAAGATATAAAACCTCATATAAAATGCCTCTTTATGTCAGGTTATACAAGCAATGCCATAGCCCATAATGGTATTATTCAGGACGATATTATATACATTCAGAAACCCTTTACACTTTATGAATTATCTGTAAAATTAAGAGAGGCACTGGATGGATAA
- the tyrS gene encoding tyrosine--tRNA ligase — protein sequence MDIERQMDIIKRGAVDLISEEELRDRLKRVQAENRPLRVKLGLDPTAPDLHLGHTVVLQKLKQFQELGHTAIFLIGDFTGMIGDPTGRIETRPALSREELLANAETYKKQVFKILDPEKTEIRFNSEWFEAMNASDMIRLCAKYTMARMMEREDFRNRFQNNIPISIHEFLYPLVQGYDSVALKADVELGGHDQIFNLYVGRDLQRSYGQESQIIVTVPLLEGTDGINKMSKSYGNYVGIDEPPDVMFGKLMSISDELMLKYYELLSDITIDELRSLKDGIINGKVHPRDAKVQFAKEIITRFHSKEAAEAAHLNFERVFKEKEVPEDIETIEIERHEIERWLPKLLLNIGMVSSTSEGKRMINQGAVLINGDKVKTEDTPINNHELVIKVGKRRFKRIILK from the coding sequence ATGGACATAGAAAGACAGATGGATATCATAAAAAGGGGTGCAGTAGACTTAATAAGTGAAGAGGAATTAAGGGATAGATTAAAAAGGGTGCAGGCAGAGAATAGACCTCTTAGGGTAAAGCTCGGTTTAGACCCAACAGCACCGGATTTGCATCTCGGCCATACAGTTGTTTTACAGAAATTAAAACAATTTCAGGAACTCGGCCATACAGCCATATTTCTCATCGGTGATTTTACCGGTATGATAGGTGATCCTACAGGCAGAATAGAGACAAGGCCTGCACTTTCAAGGGAAGAACTCCTGGCAAATGCAGAGACTTATAAAAAACAGGTCTTTAAGATACTCGACCCTGAAAAGACCGAGATAAGATTCAACAGCGAGTGGTTTGAGGCAATGAATGCCTCTGATATGATAAGGCTATGCGCAAAATACACCATGGCAAGGATGATGGAGAGGGAGGATTTTAGAAACCGTTTTCAGAACAATATACCCATAAGCATCCATGAGTTTTTGTATCCCCTTGTCCAGGGTTATGATTCTGTGGCGCTAAAGGCTGATGTGGAATTAGGTGGTCATGACCAGATATTCAACCTTTACGTGGGTAGGGACCTCCAGAGGTCTTATGGCCAGGAATCTCAGATTATAGTCACTGTCCCGCTTCTTGAGGGCACAGATGGCATAAACAAGATGAGCAAAAGCTATGGAAATTATGTGGGGATAGACGAACCACCTGATGTCATGTTCGGCAAACTCATGTCCATATCAGACGAGCTCATGTTGAAATACTATGAGCTACTGAGCGATATAACAATAGATGAACTAAGGTCTTTAAAGGATGGCATCATAAACGGCAAGGTCCACCCCAGGGATGCAAAGGTTCAATTTGCCAAGGAGATTATTACAAGATTCCACAGCAAAGAGGCAGCAGAGGCAGCTCACCTTAATTTCGAAAGGGTATTCAAGGAAAAGGAGGTCCCGGAGGACATAGAAACTATAGAGATAGAAAGGCATGAAATAGAGAGGTGGCTACCCAAATTGCTTTTAAATATAGGTATGGTCTCTTCTACCTCAGAAGGCAAGAGGATGATAAATCAGGGAGCTGTGTTGATAAATGGAGATAAGGTAAAAACAGAGGATACACCCATAAATAATCATGAACTCGTAATAAAGGTAGGTAAAAGGAGATTTAAAAGGATAATCTTAAAGTAA
- a CDS encoding TIGR00282 family metallophosphoesterase produces MQDNEIKVFFLGDVIGKPGRKAVEQFIKRCDHDFFIINGENLAGGIGITPKTALEILSFGVDVITTGNHVWKKKEIIPFLMEEQRVLRPLNYPSGTPGFGYSFIKKADKSIYMVNIEGRVFMNHLECPFRAMEDFLNNIYTHMEAPIIVDFHAEATSEKIAMGWFLDGKVSAVIGTHTHVQTSDGRILPNGTGYITDVGMTGSINSVIGMDKKAVLEKFVTLLPQKYEVGKEDVEIQGVIITIDIQTKKCLHIEAIREKM; encoded by the coding sequence ATGCAAGATAATGAGATAAAGGTCTTTTTCCTTGGGGATGTTATAGGTAAGCCAGGGAGAAAGGCTGTTGAACAGTTTATTAAGAGATGCGATCATGATTTTTTCATTATCAACGGTGAAAACCTTGCAGGAGGCATAGGTATAACACCAAAGACAGCCCTTGAAATCCTATCATTTGGCGTAGATGTCATAACCACAGGCAACCATGTATGGAAAAAAAAGGAGATAATCCCTTTTCTTATGGAAGAGCAGAGGGTCTTAAGACCTCTTAACTATCCCAGCGGGACCCCTGGCTTTGGTTACAGCTTCATAAAAAAAGCAGATAAATCCATATATATGGTAAACATAGAGGGACGGGTTTTTATGAATCATCTGGAATGCCCTTTTCGTGCCATGGAGGATTTCCTAAACAATATATATACACATATGGAAGCACCTATAATCGTAGATTTTCATGCAGAGGCAACATCTGAAAAGATTGCCATGGGATGGTTTCTGGACGGTAAGGTATCTGCGGTTATAGGAACGCATACCCATGTCCAGACCTCTGATGGTAGGATTCTTCCCAATGGGACAGGATATATAACCGATGTAGGGATGACAGGGAGTATAAATTCGGTAATTGGCATGGATAAAAAGGCAGTCCTTGAAAAGTTTGTAACCCTACTTCCTCAGAAATATGAAGTAGGCAAAGAAGATGTAGAGATTCAGGGGGTAATTATCACCATAGATATACAGACAAAAAAGTGTCTTCACATAGAGGCAATAAGAGAAAAGATGTAA
- the rny gene encoding ribonuclease Y: MNIILYIIIFIVAFFLGLVFARIIQKKKIGEYEKIGKKILEDAKKEADVAIREASIQAKDIAIQAKNELEQEIKARRYELQNAEKRLAQKESSIDRKIDLLDKKEEELSKKEREIVSRQSILENKLKEYESLLVKERENLEKISGLTCEEAKKVLMQIMEDEARYEAIKICKKIEEEAREKADKKAKEIIATSIQRYAGEYVGENTVSVVTLPNEEMKGRIIGREGRNIRALEAATGVDIIIDDTPEAVILSCFNPIRREVARIAIERLISDGRIHPARIEEIVSKVAEEMEAKIKEAGEQAVFDLGIHNVHTEIVKLIGRLKFRSSYAQNVYQHSLEVAFICGIIASELKLNVKLAKRAGLLHDIGKAVDHEIEGSHSLIGADLAKKYGEDDEIVHAIMAHHEDVEAISILDVIVQAADALSGARPGARREMLETYIKRLEELERIANSFSGVEKSYAIQAGREIRIVVSSDKVTDENIFMLSKDIAKKIETDLSYPGQIKIVVIRETRAVEYAR; this comes from the coding sequence TTGAACATAATTTTATACATTATAATTTTTATAGTTGCCTTTTTTTTGGGTCTTGTTTTTGCAAGGATTATCCAGAAAAAGAAGATAGGCGAATATGAAAAGATAGGCAAAAAGATTCTGGAGGATGCAAAAAAAGAGGCTGATGTTGCCATCAGAGAGGCATCGATCCAGGCAAAAGATATAGCTATCCAGGCAAAAAACGAGCTCGAACAAGAGATAAAGGCAAGGCGTTATGAACTGCAGAACGCAGAAAAGAGGCTTGCTCAGAAGGAATCCAGTATTGATCGCAAGATAGATTTATTGGATAAGAAAGAAGAGGAATTATCTAAAAAGGAAAGAGAGATTGTAAGCAGACAATCAATCCTTGAAAACAAGCTAAAAGAATATGAAAGCCTTTTGGTGAAGGAAAGAGAGAATCTGGAGAAGATATCAGGACTCACTTGTGAAGAGGCAAAAAAGGTTTTAATGCAGATAATGGAGGATGAAGCGCGATATGAGGCTATAAAGATATGTAAAAAGATAGAAGAAGAGGCCAGGGAAAAGGCAGATAAGAAGGCAAAGGAGATTATAGCAACATCTATACAGAGATATGCAGGGGAATATGTGGGAGAGAACACAGTTTCTGTTGTAACCCTCCCTAATGAGGAGATGAAAGGTAGGATAATAGGTAGAGAAGGAAGAAACATAAGGGCGCTTGAGGCTGCAACAGGCGTAGATATTATCATAGATGACACACCAGAGGCTGTAATACTTTCATGCTTTAACCCCATAAGACGTGAGGTAGCAAGGATTGCCATAGAGAGGCTCATAAGCGATGGAAGGATACACCCTGCAAGGATAGAGGAGATCGTATCCAAGGTGGCAGAGGAGATGGAAGCCAAGATAAAGGAGGCAGGGGAACAGGCAGTATTCGATCTGGGCATACATAATGTCCATACTGAGATAGTAAAGCTCATAGGTAGATTAAAATTCAGAAGCAGTTATGCCCAGAATGTGTATCAACACTCCCTTGAGGTTGCATTTATATGTGGCATTATTGCCTCTGAGTTAAAACTAAACGTAAAGCTTGCAAAGAGGGCAGGGTTGCTCCACGATATAGGGAAGGCTGTGGACCACGAGATTGAAGGCTCTCATTCCCTTATAGGAGCAGATCTGGCAAAGAAATATGGTGAAGACGATGAGATTGTCCATGCTATTATGGCTCACCATGAGGATGTAGAGGCTATAAGCATACTTGATGTAATAGTCCAGGCAGCAGATGCCCTATCTGGAGCAAGGCCAGGTGCGAGAAGGGAGATGCTGGAGACATACATAAAGAGGCTTGAAGAGCTCGAGCGTATAGCCAACAGCTTCAGCGGAGTAGAGAAGTCCTATGCCATCCAGGCAGGAAGGGAGATAAGGATTGTAGTAAGCAGCGACAAGGTTACCGACGAAAATATATTTATGCTCTCGAAGGATATTGCAAAAAAGATAGAGACAGACCTTTCTTACCCGGGTCAGATAAAGATAGTTGTCATTCGTGAGACCAGGGCAGTAGAATATGCAAGATAA
- the zapB gene encoding cell division protein ZapB — MELFSDNKIDELEKKIEMLITNYKTYKEEKEQLSVRLKTLENENRELRQKLDETVTERKLVLEKVMGILEKVESVDF; from the coding sequence ATGGAACTATTTAGTGACAATAAAATAGATGAACTTGAAAAAAAGATTGAGATGCTCATTACAAATTACAAAACCTATAAGGAAGAAAAAGAGCAGCTTTCAGTAAGGCTTAAGACACTGGAGAATGAAAACAGGGAACTGAGACAGAAACTTGATGAAACTGTAACAGAGAGAAAGCTTGTGCTTGAAAAGGTTATGGGTATCCTCGAGAAGGTCGAGTCAGTTGATTTTTAA
- the prfB gene encoding peptide chain release factor 2 (programmed frameshift), which translates to MQEEIRQKIDSLTERIASLRGYLDLPSIQKKIEALDKEIAKETLWEDQAKAQSLLRERSSLIEEIEKWKSKEKELEEIEILWEIVNTTDDPDDIKELVKRVENLENLIESYEIERMLSNENDGENAIVYINAGAGGTEAQDWAEMLLRMYLKWAEKKGFEAQIVDILPGEEAGIKNATFIIKGKYAYGYLKCETGIHRLVRISPFDANNRRHTSFASVYAYPEVPDDIKIDIRDEDLRIDTFRSSGPGGQHVNRTESAIRITHIPTGIVVQCQNERSQHKNKAIAMSILKARLYELEKKKQDEKMSNINKEKKDIAWGSQIRSYVLHPYKLIKDHRTKIEEHNTEAVLDGSIDEFIKAYLLFLTFQQKMD; encoded by the exons ATGCAGGAAGAAATAAGGCAGAAGATAGACAGCCTCACAGAGAGAATAGCTTCACTAAGAGGTTATCTT GACCTCCCATCTATTCAGAAGAAAATAGAGGCACTGGATAAAGAGATAGCAAAGGAGACATTGTGGGAGGATCAGGCAAAGGCACAATCCTTGTTAAGAGAAAGGTCATCCCTTATTGAAGAGATAGAGAAGTGGAAGAGTAAGGAGAAAGAACTCGAAGAAATTGAGATATTATGGGAGATTGTAAACACCACTGATGACCCTGATGATATAAAGGAACTTGTCAAGAGGGTTGAGAACCTTGAAAATCTCATAGAAAGCTATGAGATAGAGAGGATGCTATCCAATGAGAATGATGGCGAAAATGCCATAGTATACATAAATGCAGGGGCAGGGGGCACAGAGGCTCAGGACTGGGCAGAGATGCTTCTCAGGATGTATCTAAAATGGGCTGAGAAAAAAGGCTTTGAAGCCCAAATAGTGGATATCCTCCCTGGAGAAGAGGCAGGTATCAAAAATGCTACATTTATTATAAAAGGAAAATATGCCTATGGGTATCTAAAGTGCGAAACAGGCATACATAGACTTGTCAGGATATCACCGTTTGATGCCAATAATAGGAGACATACATCCTTTGCATCTGTGTATGCCTATCCTGAGGTGCCTGATGATATCAAGATAGATATAAGGGATGAAGATTTAAGGATTGATACCTTTAGGTCAAGTGGACCAGGTGGTCAACATGTTAACAGAACAGAATCAGCTATAAGGATTACCCATATCCCAACCGGGATAGTAGTGCAGTGTCAGAACGAAAGGTCCCAACACAAAAATAAGGCTATAGCCATGTCAATTCTAAAAGCAAGATTGTATGAGTTGGAGAAAAAGAAGCAGGATGAAAAGATGAGCAATATAAATAAAGAAAAAAAGGATATTGCCTGGGGCAGTCAGATCCGTTCTTATGTCCTTCATCCATACAAACTTATCAAAGACCACAGGACAAAAATAGAGGAACACAATACAGAAGCAGTGCTTGATGGCTCAATAGACGAGTTTATAAAGGCATACCTTTTATTCTTGACTTTTCAACAAAAAATGGATTAA
- the icd gene encoding NADP-dependent isocitrate dehydrogenase, protein MEYIHIPYIEGDGSGEDIWVASKGVLEEAVLKAYNGHRKVRWINLLAGQKALDKTGQLLPEETLDKVKTHKVAIKGPLTTPVGGGFRSVNVYLRQVFDLYVCMRPIRYFEGLPSPLLSPQNIDLIIFRENTEDLYKGIEWREGTKEARELIDFVRDKTGVALSYDTGVGIKPISRKGTQRFTRWVIDYAIKNKRKAITVVHKGNIMKYTEGAFREWAYEIARAYEDHLVFESDGQRQGNSKDRILINDRIADNMFMQIILKPQAYDILLCPNLNGDYLSDACAGLIGGLGVAPGANIGDEVAIFEPTHGSAPKYAGRDMVNPTSFLLSGAIMFRYLGFDYAAVLIEDAIEETIKSRIVTYDLARGMEGITPVGCLRFGEEVAKRIGEKGLD, encoded by the coding sequence ATGGAATACATTCACATACCTTATATTGAAGGAGATGGCTCAGGAGAGGACATATGGGTTGCCTCCAAAGGCGTCCTTGAAGAGGCGGTTTTAAAGGCTTACAATGGCCATAGAAAGGTAAGGTGGATAAACCTCCTTGCAGGACAGAAGGCACTTGATAAAACAGGTCAACTATTACCAGAGGAGACGCTCGATAAGGTAAAGACACATAAAGTTGCCATCAAAGGACCGCTTACAACACCTGTAGGAGGAGGATTCAGAAGCGTTAATGTATATCTAAGGCAGGTCTTTGACCTCTATGTGTGTATGAGACCTATTAGATATTTTGAAGGGCTTCCCAGTCCCCTTTTATCGCCTCAAAACATTGATTTAATAATCTTCAGGGAAAACACAGAAGACCTCTATAAAGGTATAGAATGGAGAGAAGGCACAAAAGAGGCAAGGGAACTCATAGATTTTGTTCGTGATAAAACAGGGGTTGCCCTGTCTTACGATACAGGTGTAGGCATAAAGCCTATAAGCAGAAAAGGGACGCAGAGGTTTACAAGATGGGTTATTGACTATGCCATAAAGAATAAAAGAAAGGCCATTACCGTTGTCCACAAGGGAAACATAATGAAATATACAGAAGGTGCATTCAGAGAATGGGCATATGAGATTGCAAGGGCATATGAAGATCATTTAGTCTTTGAAAGTGACGGTCAAAGACAAGGTAACAGCAAAGACAGGATACTGATAAATGACAGGATTGCCGATAATATGTTTATGCAGATAATTCTTAAACCTCAGGCTTATGACATCTTGCTCTGCCCCAATTTAAACGGTGATTATCTCTCCGATGCCTGTGCAGGTCTCATTGGAGGACTTGGGGTAGCTCCAGGGGCAAATATCGGTGATGAAGTTGCCATATTTGAGCCTACCCATGGCAGTGCACCGAAATATGCCGGTAGAGATATGGTAAACCCCACATCGTTCTTGCTCTCAGGTGCCATAATGTTCAGATACTTAGGTTTTGACTATGCAGCGGTTTTAATTGAGGATGCCATAGAAGAGACCATAAAATCCAGGATAGTGACCTATGACCTGGCAAGAGGTATGGAAGGTATAACCCCTGTTGGGTGTTTGCGATTCGGTGAAGAAGTGGCAAAAAGAATAGGAGAGAAAGGCTTAGATTAA